The genomic segment CAAGGAACCGTGCGGTCTCTTTCACGTAGTTGCTGTGCTTGTCACCCTGGTTGGTCTTGCGCTGATCACAAAGTTACCATTACTCTTCGGTGGAGTATCGGAAGCAGGTGTCCTGCAGACCCGCGGGGTGATGGCTGCTCTCTCTTCGGCAGTGTTTGGCGCAAGCGTCTACATTGTGGTGCGCAGGCTCCGAGACATCCACCACTCGGTAATAATGTTCAACTTCGCCTGGGTCGCTATTCTGGAGACAGGTGCCATCGCTCTGCTTACCACATCGTTGGTGCTTCCGCGCACGGCCTTCGACAGCGGCCTGCTCGTTGCTCTGGGTGCTTTCAGCTTCGGTGGGCAGCTACTTCTGACCCGTGCCCTACAGCTCGAACAGGCTGGGCCCGTGTCAATGGTTCGATCAGCCGCTGATATAATATTCGTGTTTGCTTGGCAGGTGGCGTTCTTCGGTGAGACGCCTGATCACTATACTGTGTCTGGTGCCGTCCTTGTCAGCACTTGCCTACTCATCACGGGCTTGCGAAAATGTATTCTTGCCCTTCCCGAGAATTCGGACATGCGGGCAAGGATGGCGTGGCTACTCTTGTAAAATCTCCGAAGCAGCTCTAATGTCCGCCGCTGATGCCAACGTGCTTGCCCGTTGCAGTTTAC from the Dermacentor variabilis isolate Ectoservices chromosome 9, ASM5094787v1, whole genome shotgun sequence genome contains:
- the LOC142558625 gene encoding solute carrier family 35 member G1-like isoform X2, coding for MSADTSGRRPVPPPKVGKAVLGTPARLSSSSLTLVRLPSADQTATKSDSCPTEGAVQNKACPSTAAQDQLHEASEVNRGQGNGFHTWTLYRGLTYSSLSSFFFSTCTVIVKMLNYIPAAELAVVRFLGILMFTTPLVMISRMHPLGTEGLRALLVLRGLLGATSLFLRFYAIHHMPIADASVIIFSVPVFVSALGRIFLKEPCGLFHVVAVLVTLVGLALITKLPLLFGGVSEAGVLQTRGVMAALSSAVFGASVYIVVRRLRDIHHSVIMFNFAWVAILETGAIALLTTSLVLPRTAFDSGLLVALGAFSFGGQLLLTRALQLEQAGPVSMVRSAADIIFVFAWQVAFFGETPDHYTVSGAVLVSTCLLITGLRKCILALPENSDMRARMAWLLL